A portion of the Stigmatella aurantiaca DW4/3-1 genome contains these proteins:
- a CDS encoding DNA-3-methyladenine glycosylase: MRLPVSFYERPALTVARELLGTHLVLEEGGERRVGRIVETEAYIGEYDLACHAAKGRTARTEVLFGPPGRAYVYFIYGMHHCFNVVTETEGLAGAVLIRGVEPVEGLPPHRRTDGPGRLCSAFGITLAHNRADLQTAGLYLTAGVAVPEERVGQGPRIGVDYAGVWAQAPFRIWIRDSVYVSKVPSQRGRCRP, from the coding sequence ATGCGTCTGCCCGTCTCCTTCTATGAGCGTCCCGCCCTCACCGTGGCCCGTGAACTGCTGGGCACCCACCTGGTGCTGGAGGAGGGCGGCGAGCGCCGGGTGGGCCGCATCGTCGAGACGGAGGCCTACATCGGCGAGTACGACCTGGCCTGTCATGCCGCCAAGGGGCGCACCGCGCGCACCGAGGTCCTCTTCGGCCCTCCAGGGCGCGCCTATGTCTACTTCATCTATGGAATGCACCACTGCTTCAACGTGGTGACGGAGACCGAGGGGCTGGCCGGCGCGGTGCTGATACGGGGCGTGGAGCCCGTGGAGGGGTTGCCCCCCCACCGCCGCACGGATGGCCCCGGCCGGCTGTGCAGCGCGTTCGGGATTACCCTGGCCCACAACCGCGCGGACCTCCAGACGGCGGGGCTCTACCTGACCGCGGGGGTTGCCGTGCCAGAGGAGCGGGTGGGGCAGGGCCCTCGCATTGGAGTGGACTATGCGGGGGTGTGGGCGCAGGCTCCGTTCCGGATATGGATCCGGGACAGTGTCTATGTGAGCAAGGTGCCCTCCCAGCGGGGGCGTTGCCGTCCTTGA
- a CDS encoding TetR/AcrR family transcriptional regulator C-terminal domain-containing protein, whose protein sequence is MSIQREQVVQTALALLDEGGVEGLTMRKLAQKLNIQAPSLYWHFANKQALLEGMADALLEPVARTVMPQAPWEEVLATVASELRLALGSRRDGARVFAGTYIVTENVLRVSEAMMGALRGAGASHRTASWGSFSILYYVLGFAMEEQALDPRWNPGTVDIAKGREQFAAESPTRFPHVLATLEATFDGNFDARFEFGLKCLIAGLKTVL, encoded by the coding sequence ATGAGCATTCAACGAGAGCAGGTGGTGCAGACCGCGTTGGCGCTGCTGGACGAGGGGGGCGTCGAAGGGCTCACCATGCGCAAGCTGGCGCAGAAGCTGAACATCCAGGCCCCGTCGCTTTACTGGCACTTCGCCAACAAGCAGGCGCTTCTGGAGGGGATGGCGGACGCGCTGCTCGAACCCGTGGCGCGCACCGTGATGCCTCAAGCGCCCTGGGAGGAGGTGCTCGCCACGGTGGCCTCCGAGCTGCGGCTCGCCCTGGGCTCCCGCCGGGACGGCGCGCGGGTCTTCGCGGGCACTTATATCGTCACGGAGAATGTGCTCCGCGTGAGCGAAGCCATGATGGGCGCCTTGCGCGGCGCGGGCGCCTCCCACCGCACCGCCTCCTGGGGCAGCTTCTCCATCCTCTATTACGTGCTCGGCTTCGCCATGGAAGAACAGGCGCTCGATCCCCGCTGGAATCCCGGCACCGTGGACATCGCCAAGGGCCGCGAGCAATTCGCGGCCGAGTCCCCCACCCGGTTTCCCCATGTCCTGGCCACCTTGGAGGCCACCTTCGATGGGAACTTCGATGCCCGGTTCGAGTTCGGGCTCAAATGTCTCATCGCGGGGCTCAAGACGGTGCTGTAA
- a CDS encoding anti-sigma factor family protein, with translation MYTCKDSINLLMNFLDGELSQEETQHLREHLQGCSPCVDFLRTYRATPGLCKRALAARMPKEVSEKLTEYLRSKIKSAS, from the coding sequence ATGTATACCTGTAAAGATTCCATCAACCTCCTGATGAACTTCCTCGACGGCGAGCTGTCGCAGGAGGAGACCCAGCACCTGCGTGAACACCTGCAAGGGTGTTCCCCGTGCGTGGACTTCTTGCGCACCTACCGGGCGACCCCTGGGCTCTGCAAGCGGGCCCTGGCCGCGCGCATGCCCAAGGAGGTATCGGAGAAACTGACCGAGTACCTCCGCTCGAAGATCAAGTCCGCCTCGTGA
- a CDS encoding radical SAM protein: MNLKQLSLPELGEALAPLAPTPTAVRKVFAAVFAHGARTVEEVCAAPQVPRRVAEHLRAHGQMPRLEVVERRQAEDGFVKYLFGSPLGGRVEAVRIPIFDEKYIVCVSSQVGCALACDFCMTGKLGFQRNLKTWEILDQVMQVREEADRPVRGVVFMGMGEPLLNYAETIRAAQILSNPAGFAISGTAITFSTAGMVPAIRRYTSEGHPYRLAFSVTSAIPEKRLKVLPIEKGHPLPELVEAIREYTQVRRERAMIAYVAISGFNLGREDAQALKDTFEGIPIKVDLIDVTDPTGKYLPPSAEELKAFRDHLQILKAPIARRYSGGKDIGAACGTLEASQYGGTVLPPPPAAPAQSVHEGS; encoded by the coding sequence GTGAACCTGAAGCAACTCTCACTGCCGGAACTCGGGGAAGCCCTGGCGCCCCTGGCGCCGACCCCCACGGCGGTGCGCAAGGTGTTCGCGGCCGTGTTCGCGCACGGCGCCCGGACGGTGGAGGAAGTCTGCGCGGCCCCGCAGGTTCCCCGCCGGGTGGCCGAGCACCTGCGGGCCCACGGGCAGATGCCGCGGCTGGAGGTGGTGGAGCGGCGCCAAGCCGAGGACGGCTTCGTGAAGTACCTCTTCGGCTCGCCCCTGGGCGGGCGCGTGGAGGCGGTGCGCATCCCCATCTTCGACGAGAAGTACATCGTCTGCGTGTCCAGCCAGGTGGGCTGTGCCCTGGCGTGCGACTTCTGCATGACGGGAAAGCTCGGCTTCCAGCGCAACCTGAAGACGTGGGAGATCCTCGATCAGGTGATGCAGGTGCGCGAGGAGGCAGACCGGCCCGTGCGCGGCGTGGTGTTCATGGGCATGGGCGAGCCGCTCTTGAACTACGCGGAGACCATCCGCGCGGCGCAGATCCTCTCGAACCCGGCGGGCTTCGCCATCTCCGGCACGGCCATCACCTTCTCCACCGCGGGCATGGTCCCGGCCATCCGCCGGTACACGAGCGAAGGGCACCCGTACCGGCTGGCCTTCTCGGTGACGAGCGCCATCCCGGAGAAGCGGCTGAAGGTGCTCCCCATCGAGAAGGGGCACCCGCTGCCGGAGTTGGTGGAGGCCATTCGCGAGTACACGCAGGTGCGGCGTGAGCGGGCGATGATCGCCTACGTGGCCATCTCCGGCTTCAACCTGGGGCGGGAGGATGCCCAGGCGCTGAAGGACACCTTCGAGGGCATCCCCATCAAGGTGGACCTCATCGACGTGACGGATCCGACGGGCAAGTACCTGCCCCCCAGCGCCGAGGAGCTGAAGGCGTTCCGGGACCACCTGCAAATTCTCAAGGCGCCGATCGCGCGGCGCTACTCGGGGGGCAAGGACATCGGCGCGGCCTGCGGCACGCTGGAGGCCAGCCAGTACGGGGGCACCGTGCTGCCGCCTCCGCCCGCGGCCCCCGCGCAGAGCGTCCACGAGGGCTCGTAA
- a CDS encoding FAD-dependent monooxygenase, whose product MTRERVEVAVVGGGPVGLMVACELALAGVGVSVFERRTERVSQSRALSLHPRSLEVLALRGLADRFMARGQRLPLGHYAALETRLDFSVLETAFPFSLFIPQTVTEALLEARARELGVDIRRGHLLTRLEQFPEEVHLEGTCGGGTFHAAARYVVGADGARSAVRTLAGIAFPGADATMSLMLGDIVLSEPLPQPALVVSNLKGVLMIAPLGDGLHHRAVVLDPERTGVPVSEPVTLEELAGSVRAIAGTDFGMKAPFWLSRFGNETRHAATYRDGRVFLAGDAAHVHLPAGGQGLNVGLQDAMNLGWKLVGVLRGWAPEPLLDSYQHERHPVGAHLIQNTLSQSALLYATHPAGQALRAAMSKLLTLPTANRMLAEQISAFDVAYPDPVLPAPPGMAAEPGVTGKRLPDFALHCEDGVTRTLYSLLHEGRWLMLRRPSAGGPASQAVPWGRWTSTVVAEPQGGPEELRPWPSLLVRPDGRVGYVARA is encoded by the coding sequence ATGACACGCGAGAGGGTCGAGGTCGCTGTCGTGGGGGGCGGGCCGGTGGGGCTGATGGTGGCCTGTGAGCTGGCGCTGGCGGGCGTGGGGGTGTCGGTGTTCGAGCGCCGGACGGAGCGGGTGTCTCAATCCCGGGCGCTGTCCTTGCACCCGCGCTCCCTGGAGGTGCTGGCGCTCCGGGGGCTCGCGGACCGGTTCATGGCGCGGGGGCAACGCCTGCCGCTGGGGCACTACGCCGCGCTGGAGACGCGGCTCGACTTCTCCGTGCTTGAGACCGCGTTTCCCTTCTCCTTGTTCATCCCTCAGACCGTGACGGAAGCCCTCCTGGAGGCGCGCGCGCGGGAACTGGGTGTGGACATCCGCCGGGGCCACCTCCTCACCCGGCTCGAGCAGTTCCCCGAGGAGGTGCACCTGGAGGGAACCTGCGGCGGCGGGACGTTCCACGCGGCGGCCCGCTATGTGGTGGGCGCGGATGGGGCCCGCAGTGCCGTCCGGACCCTCGCGGGCATTGCGTTCCCGGGGGCGGACGCGACGATGAGCTTGATGCTGGGGGACATCGTGCTCTCGGAGCCTCTTCCCCAGCCGGCGCTCGTCGTCTCGAACCTGAAGGGCGTGCTGATGATCGCCCCCCTGGGGGATGGCCTCCACCATCGCGCCGTGGTGCTCGATCCGGAGCGGACGGGGGTTCCCGTGTCCGAGCCGGTCACGCTGGAGGAACTGGCGGGCTCGGTGCGGGCCATCGCGGGCACGGACTTCGGGATGAAGGCCCCGTTCTGGCTGTCCCGCTTCGGCAACGAGACCCGGCATGCGGCCACCTACCGGGACGGCCGCGTGTTCCTGGCGGGAGACGCCGCCCACGTCCACCTGCCCGCGGGAGGACAGGGGCTCAACGTGGGGCTCCAGGACGCGATGAACCTCGGCTGGAAGCTGGTGGGGGTGTTGCGGGGGTGGGCACCGGAGCCGCTGCTCGACAGCTACCAGCACGAGCGCCACCCGGTGGGGGCGCACCTCATCCAGAACACGCTGAGCCAGAGCGCCCTGCTGTACGCGACCCACCCCGCGGGACAAGCCCTCCGGGCGGCGATGTCGAAGCTGCTCACGCTTCCCACCGCCAACCGCATGCTGGCCGAGCAGATCTCCGCCTTCGACGTGGCCTATCCCGACCCGGTCCTCCCCGCCCCGCCGGGCATGGCGGCCGAGCCCGGGGTGACGGGCAAGCGGCTGCCGGACTTTGCCCTCCACTGCGAGGACGGCGTCACCCGGACGCTCTACTCGCTCTTGCACGAGGGCAGGTGGCTGATGCTCCGGCGCCCGTCGGCCGGGGGGCCCGCTTCCCAGGCGGTGCCGTGGGGACGGTGGACGTCCACCGTGGTGGCCGAGCCCCAGGGCGGGCCGGAGGAATTGCGGCCGTGGCCATCGCTGCTGGTCCGTCCGGATGGCCGGGTCGGCTACGTCGCGCGCGCCTGA
- a CDS encoding 4-alpha-glucanotransferase — protein MLPTGRLSGLLLPVFSFRSRTDFGIGDFGAMPGLFRWMNEARQKMLMVLPLLPTAPGDPSPYATRSAFGLNPLFIDLKALPEFQATGGEDAFSEEQKRQLAEARAAPRVRYDLVFPLKDAAFARAFEHFERQEWAAKSPRAQQFQGWREAQGEWVESYSLFTAISEDQQRRAWWEWPEPLRTRQPEPLRAEGARLERRVRYHAWLQWVAEQQWNTVREEAKARGILLCGDEPFIIGQDSSDVWAHPDILRRDARLGVPPDDFSATGQDWGLPYFDFAAMEKDDYRWLKARAIKAASYYDLRRVDHAVGYFRQWIRDEQTPTGRFIPPDEESHKRLGEKLFRLLSQDAGIVAEDLGVIPPFVRNILATLGLPGYRVLRWERDDMVYRHPHQYPAVSLATTGTHDTEPMADWWESARDDERAAVARAWPEFQGVESAKAFTAEVHRAMLAAALNSSSNLCVLPWQDILGTRDRINLPGTMSDSNWAYRIAQNAEDLLEDPQSRAAAERLAWLTASARR, from the coding sequence ATGCTCCCTACCGGTCGGCTCTCCGGCCTCCTGCTGCCTGTCTTTTCCTTCCGCTCCCGCACCGACTTCGGCATTGGCGACTTTGGCGCGATGCCCGGCCTGTTCCGCTGGATGAACGAGGCCCGCCAGAAGATGCTGATGGTGCTGCCGCTGCTGCCCACCGCGCCGGGCGATCCCAGCCCCTACGCCACGCGCTCGGCCTTCGGCCTCAACCCGCTCTTCATTGACCTCAAGGCCCTGCCGGAGTTTCAGGCCACCGGAGGGGAGGACGCCTTCTCCGAAGAGCAGAAGCGCCAGCTGGCCGAGGCCCGCGCCGCGCCGCGCGTCCGCTACGACTTGGTCTTCCCCCTCAAGGACGCCGCCTTCGCCCGGGCCTTCGAGCACTTCGAGCGCCAGGAGTGGGCCGCCAAGAGCCCTCGCGCCCAGCAGTTCCAGGGCTGGCGGGAAGCCCAAGGCGAATGGGTGGAGAGCTACTCGCTCTTCACCGCCATCTCCGAGGATCAGCAGCGCCGCGCCTGGTGGGAGTGGCCCGAGCCGCTGCGCACGCGCCAACCCGAGCCGCTGCGGGCCGAAGGGGCCCGTCTGGAGCGCCGCGTGCGCTACCACGCGTGGCTGCAATGGGTGGCCGAGCAGCAGTGGAACACCGTGCGCGAGGAGGCCAAGGCCCGCGGCATCCTGCTGTGCGGGGACGAGCCCTTCATCATCGGCCAGGACAGCTCGGATGTGTGGGCCCACCCGGACATCCTCCGCCGCGATGCGCGCCTGGGCGTGCCGCCCGATGACTTCTCCGCCACCGGCCAGGACTGGGGCCTGCCCTACTTCGACTTCGCCGCGATGGAGAAGGACGACTACCGCTGGCTCAAGGCCCGCGCCATCAAGGCCGCCAGCTACTACGACCTGCGCCGCGTGGACCACGCCGTGGGCTACTTCCGCCAGTGGATCCGCGACGAGCAGACGCCCACCGGGCGGTTCATCCCCCCGGACGAGGAGAGCCACAAGCGGCTGGGCGAGAAGCTCTTCCGCCTGCTGTCCCAGGACGCGGGCATCGTCGCCGAGGACCTGGGCGTGATACCGCCCTTCGTGCGCAACATCCTCGCCACCCTGGGCCTGCCCGGCTACCGGGTGTTGCGCTGGGAGCGCGACGACATGGTCTACCGCCATCCGCACCAATACCCGGCCGTCTCGCTGGCCACCACCGGCACCCACGACACGGAGCCCATGGCCGACTGGTGGGAGTCCGCCCGGGACGATGAGCGGGCCGCCGTGGCCAGGGCCTGGCCGGAGTTCCAGGGCGTGGAGAGCGCGAAAGCGTTCACCGCCGAGGTGCACCGCGCCATGCTGGCCGCCGCGCTCAACTCCAGCAGCAACCTGTGCGTGCTGCCCTGGCAAGACATCCTGGGCACGCGCGACCGCATCAACCTGCCCGGCACCATGAGCGACAGCAACTGGGCCTACCGCATCGCCCAGAACGCCGAGGACTTGCTGGAGGACCCCCAGTCGCGCGCCGCCGCCGAGCGGCTGGCCTGGCTCACCGCCTCCGCCCGCCGCTGA
- a CDS encoding RNA polymerase sigma factor has product MPDEVSPPQEDRQVLARAQAGDMAAFEALVESHRDKVFGLALRMTRSEADAAEISQDTFLSAYQHLKEFRGDAAFSSWVYRIAANHALMRLRHRRVVQAAEDELMGPEFTERGSLSAYPERDWSRDAEEKALDAETGLAIQQATDRLPEGYREVFLLKDVEGLSYEQISELTGDSVPAIKSRLHRARLALREAIDQFYNRDNREV; this is encoded by the coding sequence ATGCCCGACGAGGTTTCCCCACCCCAAGAAGACCGCCAGGTGCTGGCGCGCGCGCAAGCCGGAGACATGGCCGCGTTCGAGGCACTGGTGGAGTCCCACCGGGACAAGGTCTTCGGGTTGGCGCTGAGAATGACGCGTTCCGAGGCGGACGCCGCGGAGATTTCCCAGGACACCTTCCTGTCCGCCTACCAACACCTCAAGGAATTCCGGGGAGATGCGGCGTTCAGCTCCTGGGTCTATCGCATCGCGGCGAACCATGCCCTGATGCGGCTGCGCCACCGCCGGGTGGTGCAGGCGGCCGAGGACGAGCTCATGGGGCCGGAGTTCACCGAGCGGGGCTCGCTGTCGGCCTACCCGGAGCGCGACTGGAGCCGGGATGCCGAGGAGAAGGCGCTGGATGCGGAGACCGGGCTGGCGATCCAGCAGGCAACCGACCGGCTGCCCGAAGGGTACCGCGAAGTCTTCCTCTTGAAAGACGTCGAGGGGCTCAGCTACGAACAAATCTCGGAGTTGACGGGGGATTCCGTGCCCGCGATCAAGAGCCGGTTGCATCGAGCCCGGCTCGCGTTGCGGGAGGCGATTGACCAGTTCTACAACCGGGACAATCGTGAAGTGTGA